A window from Campylobacter concisus encodes these proteins:
- a CDS encoding thiamine-phosphate kinase, with amino-acid sequence MDKENFTIECFGNAYIGDDAAVLGKQVFSKDIFAENSHFKHGWLSLEEIGYKAMIVNFSDTIVMNARPKFALLGLSLPKNFSPQQIKELSSGINRACEEFGVKIIGGDTISSKILNISVSVIGELNGKAVLRKNAKYGDLVAFTGELGGSKNGLNSLLRLAKISKNSRFKKPILRDKFFYKAAHLINSAMDISDGLNADLAKLLKASKKGAKFTKELSKFELSSGEEYEILFTFSPKNLNAIKRIATKTRTKISVFAKISNKRLKQNARNHHF; translated from the coding sequence ATGGATAAAGAAAATTTTACGATTGAATGCTTTGGTAACGCTTATATTGGCGATGATGCGGCTGTGCTTGGCAAGCAGGTCTTTAGCAAGGATATTTTTGCTGAAAACTCGCACTTTAAGCATGGCTGGCTAAGCCTTGAAGAGATCGGCTACAAGGCGATGATCGTAAATTTTTCAGATACGATCGTGATGAATGCTAGGCCAAAATTTGCGCTTCTTGGACTTAGCTTGCCAAAGAATTTTTCGCCGCAGCAAATCAAAGAGCTAAGTAGTGGCATAAACAGAGCTTGCGAGGAGTTTGGTGTAAAGATAATCGGTGGCGACACGATAAGTAGTAAAATTTTAAATATAAGCGTTAGTGTAATTGGCGAGCTAAATGGCAAAGCTGTGCTTAGAAAAAATGCAAAATACGGAGATCTGGTGGCTTTTACTGGTGAGCTTGGAGGTAGCAAAAATGGGCTAAATTCGCTTCTGAGGCTAGCTAAAATTTCAAAAAACTCACGATTTAAAAAGCCTATTTTAAGAGATAAATTTTTCTACAAGGCAGCTCATCTTATAAACTCCGCTATGGATATCTCAGATGGGCTAAATGCTGATCTTGCCAAGCTTTTAAAGGCTAGCAAAAAGGGTGCTAAATTTACAAAAGAGCTAAGTAAATTTGAGCTTAGTAGCGGCGAAGAGTATGAAATTTTATTTACTTTTAGTCCTAAAAATTTAAACGCCATCAAAAGGATCGCCACAAAAACACGGACAAAGATTAGCGTCTTTGCAAAAATTTCAAACAAAAGGTTAAAACAAAATGCAAGAAACCACCACTTTTAA